TGACAGGGCCGAGGGCCGTATATCTATCCTTATCTGCAGTAACCGACTTAACTTTATGTATTTATACCATCACGCTTCTATTAAGCAATGGCTAGGCAGGGGTGTAGGTATTAAATGCGTTTAGTAGGGTTATCCTGTTGGTAATAAATAACTCGATGTTGGCGAAATCCTACCTTATCTAATAAGGAATATGTACTAATTACGAATGCTTTTACGCTCTGCTTTGTAAAGCTTGCTGCAGTATGCATGTAtgtattgctttttgtttgctTACTATAGTTCTGAGGCAATTGAGTACTGCGGATATTATTTGATTACAACCCGATatgaaatatcattaaataacaaaaaccgCCCCTTAtctatttagatttatattttttactacacttcaattatatttttatctacgGTTGTTGCAAATGCCattgcaacaataaaaaagtaattatttttttttaattaactatcgtgagactgattcattatttaatgatgtaacggcttactctcgcgtatttatcgggagtgtcCAACTAGATAGAACCCATCCGACAGCTCATGATTgcggactccggttgggtccgaaactagtcgggctaccccgataaatatgcgggagtaaactgttacatcatttaataaaacaataataataagttacGTAGGCGGGTGTGATATGTAACTTGATAACAGGGGCTGGTCATGTCTATTAATAGAGGTTAACAAATGTTGAACATATGCACTTCAATAATAAGCAGTGAACACggaaacaaacaatatattacAATCCTGAGTATTCTAGAGTGACActaattgtattgaataggaTATAATATATGCTTCGCAGTACTCAAGTGCCGACTTTAAATGTTCGCATAATTCCTGTCTTAtgcatgaattttattttattttacacacgaGGAGATTTTGATGggttataaatcaaatttgTTAACATTGCAGTCGTGCCCAACAATCACAGACGTATTATTGAAAAGGTATCAATCAATGAATTAAGTTCACTTATTCTGTCTTCGCCCAAGTCATACAATCGAGAGTGAAACATTGATAGACATAAAGATGATTTATCAAACTTAGGCTGTTGTTATAATATACACTTATGTCTTGCAGTTGTTCCGGGCAAGCTGATGGCGCCACTGGCTCCTATGGAGCTCGAGAGAGCTCTCCCACCAGATCCCATTCCCCCCAAACCCCCGGAAATGTACATGCCAGAGGACACCCACATATTTGATAAGCCTAATTACCTTCCTAAGCCTATTCCTCATTCCGCGAAAATTTCTCCATCATCAATACCAATCCCCAATCCGAGTGTAACGACTTCGAAAATGATGGAGCCCGGGTATCCCAACTACAGTACGCGACTGTACTCGATACCCGGCTATTCTGCATTCCAGCCCGTGTCCTACCCTAGGAAGGAGCAGCCGAGCCAGCCTCCTGCGCCACTGCCTGCTGAGATCCAGGCCCCTGACTTCACACCATATCCGATTGTACCGAAAGAAAACCATGTAGCACCTTCATTTGAAGAAAAAAGTATAGACACAGAACAGCCACTCCGACTCACTCAGCAACAAGAGATCCAAAAAGTACAAACGGATTTCGAAGAACATTTCACTACAGAAATAATACCAGCTACGTCCGTACCTGATGCTTCTAAACTGCAGAATACTGAATCAAAGATGAGTATAACGTCATTAGCACAAGGCTCTGGAGCTACGATAACAATTCCTTCGCAAATACAGAACAATGAAGTCAAAAAGAAATCAGAGAGATTCAGTTTGAAAACTAGCATACCTATCAGTAAACTCGATATGAAATGTGTCAGTAATCCACCAGATAATACCTATCAAAATTCCTTGCCTAAAAAGCCTTTCAACCCAGCTTTCTCAAAAGAGGCTCCAAGAATTGAAATTCAAAGTAACGTTGTAATAAAGTCAGCAACAAAAGAAGCTGAAGTAAAAGAGGCCAAACCGGGAGTGGCGAGCAACAGCATTAGCACATTAATAAATGCGGCTGAAGCTATAAACAAGACTGAAACTAATCAACATCAATTCCGAGTTCCCGATCCTAAACCTGATCCACCGGCTGAGGTGAAGGAGCCCCCAGCTCTACCGAGACCTATATTCAATCCAATGAACATTGAAACAAGTAAAGTTCACATAAATAAGCCTCCGGAGCCGACGTACAATGAACAGAAAAATCAAATAGTATTCATTCAAAACAAGAACAATTCTAATCCAAAGATGTTAGTTACGATACAGCAGCAGAGCCCGCAAGTATTGGTACAACGAAGTAGTTTTGAATCAAAAAACCCGCAAGCTCCTTCACGACTATCCAACCAAAGCAAAAAATGCAAAGATGACGTGGTGAACGAAAGTACTTCGTCAAAAGTAGTGGCTTTGAAGAAGCTACATCAAGAAAACTGTGACGAAAACGATTTTGAGAATTTGATCACTGAGAATCAAATTTATGGCAACAAAATAGTCGTGAAGGAGAAATCTCAAGGAACACTACAGGAGCAagacttaaaaaacaaaaaggtaacGGAAAAGATCAGTCCGCCCGAAACTAAGAATGTAGTGTTACAACCAAACTTTTTATACCTAAGTAATGTCCAGTTTCCTGGTAACTTgatgatgattaaaaataactcaaaagtTCCGCAAAACACGGACAATAATAAGACTAAAGTAGCGACAAGTGAGAGCAAAGTACAAAACGAAATTCCAAATGTAACGAGTACCGAAGCATGTGTAGAAAATAAGACATCTAAACCTGTTACAACATCAGCAAGCAAAGAGATCCACGTCATAAAACCAAGTAGCAATGCACAAACTACAGCGAACAAAACGAAACCCGACATAGTAATCCAATCGAATCAAAAGGTAATTGTCAATCCTCAGATCGTTTACCAAGTACCGATCGTCTCAACCATCGTAGAAGCTGAGAAAACGAAACCACCGACGGCATGTTCAGACTTCTCCAAATTCGTTACACCCAagaagaaatactcaaaacagTTTGAGCAGGCACAAGCAAACGAAAAGCCTCTATTCATAGCTTGCCCCTACCAAATGGACTCCAACCTCCAACCTAAAATTGTAATCACTAACATCCGACCAAAAGTGAATAAAGTTGATGAAGTGAGCGCTTTAGATGTTTATGAGAAACGAAAACGTATGAggcgtttaaaatatttgtgtaaacgTGATAAAGATGTTAAACAGGAGGCCAAAAGGGTAGAAAAGAGCAATCTACCAAATGTTATAACACCTGATAAAGTCAGGAATGAAATATACAAAGAGTTCGCGAACACTAAGGTGGGAGCAGACGATGCCAGCAGCGGCAGTGATACTGATGACTACGGCGAAGAGGAGCTCAAAATATATGAAGATATCATTGAGGAGTATGGCGCTAATGGCTACAGTGAGAAGAAGAAAGTTGATTTTATGGCTACGCTGCGGTTGGCGACTTTGAAGGCTTATAAAGGTAAGATTTTGAATTAAGTAACCAAATGACAGATGtgaaatatatataagtttCAAATTCTCACCGTAACAACTAATCTTTGAAACTTTTGCTCTTTCGATTCCcacttacatttatatttatccCGACAACGTTGAACTAACCGTCACGTGGGTTGCACAATAAGtgatataatttacaattcCAGGTACTGAATTCATGTCGTCATAACACAATTCTTTAAATCCTCAGCGAAAGACCAAGAACTTCAGGACAAAGTGCTGAAGCACGATTCAGTGGCCGCCGCGTACGCCGCTGTGGGCCGGCTGGACCAGCTGCTCAACGTGAAGGCAGGGCCTGATGATGAGGACGCGGCGGACGGGAACGCAGCTGATGACGTCAGCGAGGAGGCCGCCACCGGCCAGAAGAAACAGCAATTCCTTTCCCGGTTGTGTCTCACGCAAGTCTCGCAGCAGTATAAAGATggtaagacaaaaaaaaatatttgtaattcgaCAACTTCTGTCAGTATGAAATTACTAAATCAATCACGACTTTAGAAATTGGTCTtagtaaataacttaaatattcaaacCTCCAACATGATTCTAGATTACGAGAAAGCCTGGCGTGAAGTGCTAAAAGAGAGGAAACGCCGTAACAACCCAGACACGGGAGAACCCGCTAAGCACCCGCGCGTGTCGCCGGGCAGCCTCGGCTTCGACCCTAACTGCCAGCTCCGCCTGCTCACCGAGATCAAGAAGTGCGTCAACGAGAACAACAACCTCATCAAGAAAAGACTCGATGCCGTCACCAACTCAGACACCACCGACGAGAGCATACCAATTCTGGCTGAAAAGAACTTCTCAGAACTAAACCGACTGTCTAAAATGGCCGACCGCAGCCTCAATCTATTCAAAGTCCCGAACACAAAGAAAAGGGATCTTAACCCTGGTTTCGATAGCGAGAACATTAAAAAACCAGCGCCACCTAGCGCGAAGGTAGACCAGCCGTATCAGAACTATCCTAagataaaaatacctaatttttcGAAGATAATTTCGTTGAAAACGACGCAGGAGTGTGATCCAGTGACGTCGACCCCGGCGACGTCTATGGACGAGCCTCAGAACTCGGCGGCCGGCGTGACCGAGATGTTCGCGGAGTCGCCGGCGCCGGGCCGCACGCGCGACGCCTGCTGCCAGGTGGAGGAGCCCACCTGGCCGGACGTTGAGAACCTCGTCAAGACTTACAAGGCTTTTGAAGCAGGTAAGCAACGATCTTTACATCACGGAGTACTCAGAAAACCTTGTATTTACCTTAAATATGCTAACTCTGTTCATTTGGACTGCCTGAAAAATAAGGGGCAACACTGACACTTTTTTATCGTCATCTTGTTCCACCCCTATTATGTGAATATACAATGCAGTCGATCCATCTTCTTATAAGGTTTTGTCGAAGTTATAGACTATCAGATACTTCTCAGTTAAGCATCTCCTTTCCTTTTGTAGCaatcataataatcataatcataGTGGTTCGTTCGTTTGAATCCAGTTCGTATCGCCATCTCATCAGTACAAatagcaataatttaaaaatcagcTTGTTCTATCCAACCATCGTTAATTAATATCCTTTACAGTTCGCCGGAGAGAGATATCAAACTTACGCAAACGCAACACGTCCCTCCGCGTGGAGGGCGCGCACATCACGAGGTCCGCGTCGCGCGACTCGGACCGGTCGCGGGCGCTCCTGGCTGAGCGACAGAACTTGGCTGTGGAGGAGAACAACCTGCGCCTGTCACTGCAGCGGCTGCAGAAAGCTATCGAAGTTATTAGAAAAAGCTAAGGAGCTGACAAAACGACGAATCtattaaatacgaaataaatagaGCAGTCTTATCACTAACGTACTCGTACTTACAGCATAATAGGATCCCGATAGATCATTTGAAAATCAGCTTGCTTAAAGATGTCAcaattaagtttagtttttaagaatataattgGTAGCAAATGTTGCAACCATCACACATGGCAACTTTTGTGTTACGGTCTATCATCCTGCAGTCAGGAAGTCAGTCCAATTGTAGAAACCTTAACACTGAGAAAACATGGAACTTAATTTGACACCATATAAATCCGccatcttttttttctttgacttgaatactgagaaaaaaaaagtattttttctgtcttggaatttcacaaaaataggCATAGAAAAGTAAGAAAACAACCCTAAAACAAGGGAAACAGTAGAATAGGTACTTATTGTATGAAGTCAGAGTTGGAGATAACACGTTGTATATAGCAAAGAGAACTGAACATAAATCTAGGCATAGACAAGAATAGCCTAAGCTTGTCAAATAAAtcacttttgtaaatatttagcCAGTAGTTAAAGCCGAATTGAGACTATCCTTCTTATACAAAGTAGGTTAAAACAGTTGTATTGTGTAAGACAAACCTTCGTCTATTTGAGACATTTTTGTTTGCTGTAAGGTTCTAGATTCGAcgctttttatgaaaataatgtctgctataaaattgttgtattaaaGTAACTACTTGCTTTAAGATATAAAACATAGGACCTTAGGCAGagttaaaaactgttttagtgTTATATTTGTCTCCGTCAAGAAACCTTAAGGTCTGACCATAAGGTGTTGTaccaaaaattgtaaaatatgttttcgtcaatttaattgtaagtaaataaCTAGTCAACTATCactaagaatatttattatttttaacaattagtGACGTAGGaaatacacaatattttgtGTGATAAATTCTTCCGACGCcatttaagtaaaaaagagTGAAATGTCATGTCAGTCAGGAAGATTAATAGTTTCAGTTGCAATAGCGACAACAGGTAAATCAATGTAAGTCATAACTAAAGTTctatttgaatatgaaataatattcgGTTGACAGAAATCATACGACAGCTTTTTactaagcaatttaattttacaaaaccaATAAGATATAACTGCTAATTTGACCTAAGGTGGCGCTTGCTTTAAACTAATGtatcaaatcttttattttaaataccaagTGAATTTCTATATTTGAGTATGCTTTAATCATTCACTTGCCTATTTGAAATGTGGGAGTAGAACAATAAATAACCTTAAGGAAttgaaaaaacaatttgtttcagTTCATTCACATTTCTTCGACTACGCCAAGACTAAGCGAATGAATCTTGTTTGGCG
The genomic region above belongs to Trichoplusia ni isolate ovarian cell line Hi5 chromosome 5, tn1, whole genome shotgun sequence and contains:
- the LOC113493732 gene encoding titin-like → MAPLAPMELERALPPDPIPPKPPEMYMPEDTHIFDKPNYLPKPIPHSAKISPSSIPIPNPSVTTSKMMEPGYPNYSTRLYSIPGYSAFQPVSYPRKEQPSQPPAPLPAEIQAPDFTPYPIVPKENHVAPSFEEKSIDTEQPLRLTQQQEIQKVQTDFEEHFTTEIIPATSVPDASKLQNTESKMSITSLAQGSGATITIPSQIQNNEVKKKSERFSLKTSIPISKLDMKCVSNPPDNTYQNSLPKKPFNPAFSKEAPRIEIQSNVVIKSATKEAEVKEAKPGVASNSISTLINAAEAINKTETNQHQFRVPDPKPDPPAEVKEPPALPRPIFNPMNIETSKVHINKPPEPTYNEQKNQIVFIQNKNNSNPKMLVTIQQQSPQVLVQRSSFESKNPQAPSRLSNQSKKCKDDVVNESTSSKVVALKKLHQENCDENDFENLITENQIYGNKIVVKEKSQGTLQEQDLKNKKVTEKISPPETKNVVLQPNFLYLSNVQFPGNLMMIKNNSKVPQNTDNNKTKVATSESKVQNEIPNVTSTEACVENKTSKPVTTSASKEIHVIKPSSNAQTTANKTKPDIVIQSNQKVIVNPQIVYQVPIVSTIVEAEKTKPPTACSDFSKFVTPKKKYSKQFEQAQANEKPLFIACPYQMDSNLQPKIVITNIRPKVNKVDEVSALDVYEKRKRMRRLKYLCKRDKDVKQEAKRVEKSNLPNVITPDKVRNEIYKEFANTKVGADDASSGSDTDDYGEEELKIYEDIIEEYGANGYSEKKKVDFMATLRLATLKAYKAKDQELQDKVLKHDSVAAAYAAVGRLDQLLNVKAGPDDEDAADGNAADDVSEEAATGQKKQQFLSRLCLTQVSQQYKDDYEKAWREVLKERKRRNNPDTGEPAKHPRVSPGSLGFDPNCQLRLLTEIKKCVNENNNLIKKRLDAVTNSDTTDESIPILAEKNFSELNRLSKMADRSLNLFKVPNTKKRDLNPGFDSENIKKPAPPSAKVDQPYQNYPKIKIPNFSKIISLKTTQECDPVTSTPATSMDEPQNSAAGVTEMFAESPAPGRTRDACCQVEEPTWPDVENLVKTYKAFEAVRRREISNLRKRNTSLRVEGAHITRSASRDSDRSRALLAERQNLAVEENNLRLSLQRLQKAIEVIRKS